The proteins below are encoded in one region of Pseudomonas sp. SCB32:
- a CDS encoding IclR family transcriptional regulator yields MSDDVEDSSNPKDRKYVEALARGLDVLRAFTHGSVVLGNQEIARITGLPKPTVSRMTYTLTKLGYLCYSQQHEKYQLDSGVLALGYAYVSNLRVRQLAKPYMEAFARRTNTTVGLTCRDWLSMIYVENCRPPEATSLRMDAGVRLPLATTAAGRAYLAATPEQEREHLLSALEARHEGDWSAMRESLEASFEEYREHGFCLSLGDWDRNVRAAGVPLRLADGGLMALTCGAPSFQLSEETLRGSLAHELEMLARDIESLGA; encoded by the coding sequence ATGAGCGACGACGTCGAAGACAGCAGCAACCCCAAGGACCGCAAGTACGTCGAGGCGCTTGCCCGTGGGCTGGATGTGCTGCGTGCCTTCACCCACGGCTCGGTGGTGCTCGGCAACCAGGAAATCGCGCGGATCACCGGGCTTCCCAAGCCAACGGTGTCGCGCATGACCTACACCCTGACCAAGCTCGGCTACCTCTGCTACTCGCAGCAGCACGAGAAGTACCAGCTGGATTCCGGTGTGCTGGCGCTGGGGTACGCCTACGTCTCCAACCTGCGCGTGCGCCAGCTGGCCAAGCCCTATATGGAGGCCTTCGCCCGCCGTACCAACACCACGGTCGGCCTCACCTGCCGTGACTGGCTGTCGATGATCTACGTGGAGAACTGCCGCCCGCCGGAGGCGACTTCCCTGCGCATGGACGCGGGCGTGCGCCTGCCGCTGGCCACCACCGCCGCCGGCCGTGCCTACCTCGCCGCGACCCCTGAGCAGGAGCGCGAACACCTGCTGTCGGCGCTGGAAGCGCGCCACGAAGGCGACTGGAGTGCGATGCGCGAGTCGCTGGAGGCGTCCTTCGAGGAGTATCGCGAGCATGGGTTCTGCCTGTCCCTGGGCGACTGGGACCGCAACGTGCGAGCGGCCGGCGTGCCGCTGCGCCTGGCGGACGGTGGGCTGATGGCGCTGACCTGTGGGGCGCCGTCGTTCCAGCTCAGCGAAGAGACGCTGCGTGGGTCGCTGGCCCACGAGCTGGAGATGCTGGCGCGGGATATCGAGAGCCTCGGGGCCTGA
- a CDS encoding DUF1161 domain-containing protein, translated as MKWAVATSLALLLATPASWAATKPCEELKAEIETKIQAAGVTSYTLEIVDKSEVKDPNMVVGTCDGGKRRIIYQKNDS; from the coding sequence ATGAAATGGGCCGTGGCGACCAGCCTGGCGCTGTTGCTGGCGACTCCGGCGAGTTGGGCGGCAACCAAGCCGTGTGAGGAGCTCAAGGCGGAGATCGAGACCAAGATCCAGGCTGCCGGGGTGACTTCCTATACCCTGGAGATCGTGGACAAGTCCGAGGTGAAGGACCCCAACATGGTGGTCGGCACCTGCGATGGCGGGAAGCGGCGGATCATCTACCAGAAGAACGACAGCTGA
- a CDS encoding 3-hydroxyacyl-CoA dehydrogenase, with the protein MTESFHRIGVIGAGAMGRGIAQLFATAGLPVRLYDSDPQTIEQALAFNRELLERSVAKGKLSPEALSATMQRLLPTHSLDELADCDLLVEAIIEDLGAKQALLAELEKRVAPDAVLASNTSSLSVTRIAARCQHPERVAGFHFFNPVTLMRIVEVVRGQRTSESVVHRLSRLAEQAGHFPAVSPDSPGFIVNHAGRAFSTEALRILGEGIASPAQVDRILRDGAGFRMGPFELLDLTGLDISHAVMESLYQQFYQDPRYTPSTLAAQRVAGGLLGRKSGEGFYRYRDGQPLHEVEEQPEPVLLNRPYWLDSQDPELRHRIAAILTQGGVVLETSEAPSSRAICLVTPLGTDASTCIDALGLPPERSLALETFTDLDRRRVLMRQPALDPKLEIQARQALGSDGVPVEVINDSPGFISQRVIAGIVNLGCEIVQRGIASPVTLDRAVQLALGYPFGPLAFGEHYGAARILTILQGLQACYGEARYRPSPWLRRRAQLDLPLHSPDRAE; encoded by the coding sequence ATGACCGAGTCCTTCCACCGCATCGGCGTGATCGGCGCAGGCGCCATGGGCCGTGGCATCGCCCAGCTGTTCGCCACGGCCGGCCTGCCGGTGCGCCTGTACGACAGCGATCCGCAGACCATTGAGCAGGCCCTGGCCTTCAACCGCGAGCTACTGGAGCGTTCGGTGGCCAAGGGCAAGCTCAGCCCCGAGGCGCTCAGCGCCACGATGCAGCGCCTGCTGCCAACTCACAGCCTCGACGAACTGGCCGACTGCGACCTGCTGGTCGAAGCCATCATCGAGGACCTCGGCGCCAAGCAGGCGCTGCTCGCCGAACTGGAAAAGCGCGTAGCGCCGGATGCCGTGCTGGCGAGCAACACCTCGTCGCTGTCGGTCACCCGCATCGCCGCGCGCTGCCAGCACCCGGAGCGGGTCGCCGGCTTCCACTTCTTCAACCCGGTGACGCTGATGCGCATCGTCGAAGTGGTGCGCGGCCAGCGCACCAGCGAGTCGGTGGTGCATCGCCTGAGCCGGCTGGCGGAGCAGGCCGGGCATTTCCCGGCGGTGTCGCCGGACAGCCCCGGCTTCATCGTCAACCACGCCGGCCGCGCCTTCAGTACCGAAGCCCTGCGCATCCTCGGAGAAGGCATCGCCAGCCCGGCCCAGGTCGACCGCATCCTGCGCGACGGCGCAGGCTTCCGCATGGGCCCGTTCGAACTGCTCGACCTGACCGGCCTGGACATCTCCCACGCGGTGATGGAATCGCTCTACCAGCAGTTCTACCAGGATCCGCGCTACACGCCGTCAACCCTGGCCGCCCAGCGCGTGGCCGGCGGTCTCCTCGGGCGCAAGAGCGGCGAGGGCTTCTACCGCTACCGCGACGGCCAGCCGCTGCACGAGGTGGAAGAACAGCCGGAACCGGTGTTGCTGAACCGGCCGTACTGGCTCGACAGCCAGGACCCGGAGCTACGCCACCGCATCGCCGCCATCCTGACCCAGGGTGGCGTGGTGCTGGAAACCAGTGAGGCGCCGTCATCCCGCGCTATCTGCCTGGTCACCCCGCTGGGAACCGACGCCAGCACCTGCATCGACGCCTTGGGTCTGCCACCCGAACGCAGCCTGGCGCTGGAGACCTTCACCGACCTGGACCGCCGCCGCGTGCTGATGCGCCAGCCGGCCCTCGATCCGAAACTGGAGATCCAGGCACGCCAGGCGCTGGGCAGCGACGGCGTGCCGGTGGAGGTGATCAACGACTCGCCCGGCTTCATCAGCCAGCGGGTGATCGCCGGGATCGTCAACCTGGGCTGCGAGATCGTCCAGCGCGGTATCGCCAGTCCGGTGACGCTGGACCGGGCGGTGCAGCTGGCGCTGGGTTATCCGTTCGGTCCGCTGGCCTTCGGCGAGCACTACGGCGCAGCGCGCATCCTCACGATCCTCCAGGGCCTGCAGGCCTGCTACGGCGAGGCGCGTTACCGGCCGAGCCCGTGGTTGCGCCGTCGCGCGCAGCTGGACCTGCCGTTGCACAGCCCTGATCGGGCGGAGTGA
- the trpA gene encoding tryptophan synthase subunit alpha — MSRLQTRFAELKQQNRAALVTFITAGDPGYSTSLDILKGLPEAGADVIELGMPFTDPMADGPAIQLANIRALGNGQNLAKTLKMVREFRQGNSTTPLVLMGYFNPIHYYGVDKFIADAKEAGVDGLIVVDLPPEHNEDLCDPAQAAGIDFIRLTTPTTDDKRLPTVLNGSSGFVYYVSVAGVTGAGAATLEHVEQAVARLRRHTDLPVSIGFGIRTPEHAASIARLADGVVVGSALIDKIAEATSSADAVQSVLGLCRQLAEGVRNAR, encoded by the coding sequence ATGAGCCGCCTGCAGACCCGCTTCGCCGAACTGAAACAGCAGAACCGCGCCGCCCTGGTGACCTTCATCACCGCTGGCGACCCGGGCTACTCCACCTCGCTGGACATCCTCAAGGGCCTGCCCGAAGCCGGCGCCGACGTGATCGAGCTGGGCATGCCGTTCACCGACCCGATGGCCGATGGCCCAGCGATCCAGCTGGCCAACATCCGCGCCCTGGGCAACGGCCAGAACCTGGCCAAGACCCTGAAGATGGTCCGCGAATTCCGCCAGGGCAACAGCACCACCCCGCTGGTGCTGATGGGCTATTTCAACCCGATCCACTACTACGGCGTGGACAAGTTCATCGCCGACGCGAAAGAGGCCGGCGTCGATGGCCTGATCGTGGTGGACCTGCCGCCGGAGCACAACGAAGACCTGTGCGATCCGGCCCAGGCAGCAGGCATCGACTTCATCCGCCTGACCACCCCGACCACCGACGACAAGCGCCTGCCGACCGTACTGAACGGCAGCTCGGGCTTCGTCTACTACGTCTCGGTGGCCGGCGTGACCGGCGCCGGCGCGGCGACCCTGGAACACGTCGAGCAGGCTGTGGCGCGTCTGCGTCGCCACACCGACCTGCCGGTGTCCATCGGCTTCGGCATCCGCACCCCGGAACACGCGGCGAGTATCGCGCGCCTGGCCGACGGCGTGGTGGTGGGCTCGGCACTGATCGACAAGATCGCCGAGGCCACCAGCTCCGCCGATGCGGTGCAGAGCGTGCTCGGCCTGTGCCGTCAGCT
- a CDS encoding LysR family transcriptional regulator: MSRDLPPLNALRAFEAAARLRGMSPAADELNVTHGAVSRQIRQLEEELGVTLFVKDGRGVKLTDAGQRLSEVASDAFERLRNVSAELRRQADGDAPFVLGCPGSLLARWFIPRLDRLNRELPGLRLQLSASEGEIDPRRAGLDATLHFAEPPWPADMQVHELAVERVGPVLSPRYSRFAELCAAPATALLGESLLYTTSRPQAWPAWATNSGLAAGALRLGQGFEHLYYLLEAAVAGLGVAIAPQQVVADDLSAGRLAAPWGFVETRARLALWVPARLPDRRAALLADWLRGELKV, from the coding sequence ATGAGCCGAGACCTTCCCCCGCTCAATGCCCTGCGCGCCTTCGAGGCCGCCGCGCGCTTGCGTGGCATGAGCCCGGCGGCGGACGAGCTGAACGTCACCCACGGCGCGGTGAGCCGGCAGATCCGTCAACTGGAGGAAGAACTGGGCGTCACCCTGTTCGTCAAGGATGGTCGCGGCGTAAAACTCACCGATGCCGGCCAGCGCCTGAGCGAGGTCGCCAGTGACGCCTTCGAGCGCCTGCGCAACGTCAGCGCCGAGCTGCGCCGCCAGGCCGACGGCGATGCGCCCTTCGTGCTCGGCTGTCCGGGCAGTCTGCTCGCCCGTTGGTTCATCCCGCGCTTGGACCGGCTGAACCGCGAGCTGCCCGGCCTGCGCCTGCAACTGTCGGCCAGCGAGGGCGAGATCGACCCGCGTCGCGCCGGCCTCGATGCCACGCTGCACTTCGCCGAGCCGCCCTGGCCGGCGGACATGCAGGTGCACGAACTGGCGGTGGAGCGCGTCGGCCCGGTGCTCAGCCCGCGCTATTCGCGCTTTGCCGAGCTCTGCGCGGCGCCCGCCACTGCCCTGCTGGGCGAGTCGCTGCTGTACACCACCTCGCGCCCGCAGGCCTGGCCGGCGTGGGCGACCAACAGCGGCCTTGCGGCCGGCGCGCTGCGGCTCGGGCAGGGCTTCGAACACCTCTACTACCTGCTGGAAGCGGCGGTGGCCGGGCTGGGCGTGGCCATCGCGCCGCAGCAGGTGGTAGCTGACGACCTCTCCGCCGGCCGCCTGGCCGCGCCCTGGGGCTTCGTCGAAACCCGTGCGCGGCTGGCGCTGTGGGTACCAGCGCGTTTGCCCGACCGGCGCGCCGCGCTGCTGGCGGACTGGCTGCGTGGCGAGCTGAAAGTCTGA
- a CDS encoding acyl-CoA dehydrogenase family protein gives MDIHFTPDELAFRDDVRHFLQTRLPKDIASKVRLGKHLNKGDHQRWQRVLAEQGWYATHWPEEFGGTGWNAVQKHIFEEECAAFGAPRTIPFGVNMVAPVIIKFGTPEQQAHYLPRILDGTDWWCQGYSEPGAGSDLASLKTRAVRDGEHYVVNGQKTWTTLGQHADWIFCLVRTDPEAQQQRGISFLLIDMNTPGITVRPIITLDGEHEVNEVFFDNVRVPVENLVGRENEGWTCAKYLLTYERTGLAGIGASKAVLAHLKQVASRELCDGKPMLEDPLFRAQVAEVEMQLMAIEMSTLRILAAAREGGVPGAESSILKVKGTEIRQAISHLLRKVLGPYALPFIEDEFELGSEALHADYAAAPASQYFNLRKLSIFGGSNEIQKNIVSKMILEL, from the coding sequence ATGGACATCCATTTCACTCCCGACGAACTGGCATTCCGCGATGACGTGCGCCACTTCCTGCAGACCAGGCTGCCCAAGGACATCGCCTCCAAGGTGCGCCTGGGCAAACACCTGAACAAGGGCGACCACCAGCGCTGGCAGCGCGTCCTCGCCGAGCAGGGCTGGTACGCCACCCACTGGCCCGAAGAGTTCGGCGGCACCGGCTGGAACGCCGTGCAGAAGCACATCTTCGAAGAGGAATGCGCCGCGTTCGGCGCGCCGCGCACCATCCCCTTCGGCGTCAACATGGTCGCCCCGGTGATCATCAAGTTCGGCACGCCCGAGCAGCAGGCGCACTACCTGCCGCGCATCCTCGACGGCACCGACTGGTGGTGCCAGGGCTACTCCGAGCCGGGCGCCGGCTCCGACCTCGCCAGTCTGAAAACCCGCGCCGTGCGCGACGGCGAGCATTACGTGGTGAACGGCCAGAAGACCTGGACCACCCTCGGCCAGCACGCCGACTGGATCTTCTGCCTGGTGCGCACCGACCCGGAGGCACAGCAGCAACGTGGCATCAGCTTCCTGCTGATCGACATGAACACCCCCGGCATCACCGTACGCCCGATTATCACCCTCGACGGCGAGCACGAGGTCAACGAGGTGTTCTTCGACAACGTGCGCGTGCCGGTGGAAAACCTGGTCGGCCGCGAGAACGAGGGCTGGACCTGCGCCAAGTACCTGCTGACCTACGAGCGCACCGGTCTCGCTGGCATCGGCGCGTCCAAGGCGGTGCTCGCGCACCTGAAGCAGGTCGCCAGTCGCGAGCTGTGCGACGGAAAACCGATGCTCGAAGACCCGCTGTTCCGCGCCCAGGTGGCGGAGGTGGAGATGCAGCTGATGGCCATCGAGATGAGCACCCTGCGCATCCTCGCCGCCGCCCGCGAAGGCGGCGTGCCGGGCGCGGAAAGCTCGATCCTGAAAGTAAAGGGCACGGAGATTCGCCAGGCCATCAGCCACCTGCTGCGCAAGGTGCTCGGCCCCTATGCGCTGCCCTTCATCGAGGACGAGTTCGAGCTGGGCAGCGAGGCGCTGCATGCGGATTACGCGGCGGCGCCGGCCAGCCAGTACTTCAACCTGCGCAAGCTGTCGATCTTCGGCGGCTCCAACGAAATCCAGAAGAACATCGTCTCCAAGATGATTCTCGAACTGTGA
- a CDS encoding acyl-CoA dehydrogenase family protein, whose protein sequence is MDFKLSEEQQMLQDTAARLVRDAYPFDKREGFSKSELGYSADFWRQLGELGLTSVSLPESHGGFGGGVESMLVLTELGRGLCLEPYLQSVVHGGGLIAQLGSDAQKDHWLPRIASGEAQLAVALEEPQSHYQLHDVQTRAEQIGNGWKLSGRKAVVIGGQSATAILVSARVSGNARDETGIGLFLIDPQRAGVSHRDYPTVDGQRACELFLDGALGEAIGTPGEALPALRYQHGRAIAAQCAEALGSLQEACALTLDYLKTRKQFGIPIGKFQVLQHRMVDMRSELEQATSMAILAACVADQPDSAERSRTLAAAKFIVTRAARYVAEQAIQLHGGIGMTWEYVLAHHAKRLVMLSHQLGDDDHHLKVYAGLMEVA, encoded by the coding sequence ATGGACTTCAAACTGAGCGAAGAGCAGCAGATGCTGCAGGACACCGCGGCGCGCCTGGTGCGCGACGCCTATCCGTTCGACAAGCGCGAGGGCTTCAGCAAGAGCGAGTTGGGCTACAGCGCCGACTTCTGGCGCCAGCTCGGCGAGCTGGGGTTGACCTCAGTGTCGCTGCCGGAAAGCCACGGCGGCTTCGGCGGCGGCGTGGAAAGCATGCTGGTGCTCACCGAACTGGGCCGCGGCCTGTGCCTGGAGCCTTACCTGCAATCAGTGGTGCACGGCGGCGGGCTGATCGCCCAGCTGGGCAGCGACGCGCAGAAGGACCATTGGCTGCCCCGTATCGCCAGTGGCGAAGCGCAACTGGCGGTCGCGCTGGAAGAACCACAGAGCCACTACCAGCTGCACGACGTGCAGACCCGCGCGGAGCAAATCGGCAACGGCTGGAAGCTGAGCGGGCGCAAGGCGGTGGTTATCGGCGGGCAGAGCGCCACGGCGATCCTGGTCTCGGCGCGGGTGTCCGGCAATGCGCGGGACGAGACGGGCATCGGCCTGTTCCTCATCGACCCGCAACGGGCCGGCGTGAGCCACCGCGACTACCCGACGGTGGACGGCCAGCGCGCCTGCGAGCTGTTCCTCGACGGTGCCCTTGGCGAAGCCATTGGCACGCCGGGCGAGGCGCTGCCGGCGCTGCGTTACCAACACGGCCGCGCCATCGCCGCGCAGTGCGCCGAGGCGCTTGGCAGCCTGCAGGAAGCCTGCGCGCTGACCCTGGACTACCTGAAGACGCGTAAGCAATTCGGCATCCCGATCGGCAAGTTCCAGGTGCTGCAGCACCGAATGGTGGACATGCGCAGCGAGCTGGAGCAGGCCACCAGCATGGCGATCCTTGCCGCCTGCGTCGCCGACCAACCCGACAGCGCCGAGCGCAGCCGCACCCTGGCCGCCGCCAAGTTCATCGTCACCCGCGCGGCGCGCTACGTGGCCGAGCAGGCGATCCAGCTGCACGGCGGCATCGGCATGACCTGGGAATACGTGCTGGCGCACCACGCCAAGCGCCTGGTGATGCTCAGCCACCAGTTGGGTGACGATGATCATCACCTGAAGGTGTATGCGGGGTTGATGGAGGTGGCGTGA
- a CDS encoding dodecin — protein MSNHHTYKKIELVGSSRTSIEDAINNALAEAAKSIDFLEWFEVVDTRGHIENGAVGHYQVTIKVGFKIANS, from the coding sequence ATGTCGAATCATCACACCTACAAGAAGATCGAACTGGTCGGCTCCTCGCGCACCAGCATCGAGGACGCCATCAACAATGCCCTGGCCGAGGCGGCCAAGAGCATCGACTTCCTGGAGTGGTTCGAGGTGGTGGACACCCGTGGGCACATCGAGAATGGCGCGGTCGGCCACTACCAGGTGACCATCAAGGTCGGTTTCAAGATTGCCAACAGCTAA
- the trpB gene encoding tryptophan synthase subunit beta yields the protein MSTLRTGPDAKGLFGNFGGQYVAETLMPLIHDLAREYEKAKDDPEFQKELAYFQRDYVGRPSPLYFAERLTEHCGGAKIYLKREELNHTGAHKINNCIGQILLAKRMGKQRIIAETGAGMHGVATATVAARFGLQCVIYMGTTDIDRQQANVFRMKLLGAEVIPVTAGTGTLKDAMNEALRDWVTNVDSTFYLIGTVAGPHPYPAMVRDFQAVIGKETREQLAEKEGRLPDSLVACIGGGSNAMGLFHPFLDDKSVAIVGVEAAGHGIETGKHAASLNGGVPGVLHGNRTFLLQDEDGQIIDAHSISAGLDYPGIGPEHAWLHDIGRVEYTSITDHEALEAFHTCCRLEGIIPALESSHALAEVFKRAPNLPKDHIMVVNLSGRGDKDMQTVMHHMQQEQKA from the coding sequence ATGTCCACACTGCGCACCGGTCCAGACGCCAAGGGCCTGTTCGGCAACTTCGGCGGCCAGTACGTCGCCGAGACCCTGATGCCGCTGATCCACGACCTGGCCCGCGAATACGAGAAGGCCAAGGACGATCCCGAGTTCCAGAAGGAGCTGGCCTACTTCCAGCGCGACTACGTCGGCCGTCCGAGCCCGCTGTACTTCGCCGAGCGCCTGACCGAGCACTGCGGCGGCGCGAAGATCTACCTGAAGCGCGAAGAGCTGAACCACACCGGCGCGCACAAGATCAACAACTGCATCGGCCAGATCCTCCTGGCCAAGCGCATGGGCAAGCAGCGCATCATCGCCGAGACCGGCGCCGGCATGCACGGCGTGGCCACCGCCACCGTGGCTGCGCGCTTCGGCCTGCAGTGCGTGATCTACATGGGTACCACCGACATTGATCGCCAGCAGGCCAACGTGTTCCGCATGAAGCTGCTGGGCGCCGAAGTGATCCCGGTCACCGCCGGCACCGGCACCCTGAAGGACGCGATGAACGAAGCCCTGCGCGACTGGGTGACCAACGTCGACAGCACCTTCTACCTGATCGGCACTGTGGCCGGCCCGCACCCGTACCCGGCGATGGTCCGCGACTTCCAGGCGGTGATCGGCAAGGAAACCCGCGAGCAGCTGGCCGAGAAGGAAGGGCGCCTGCCCGATTCCCTGGTTGCCTGCATCGGCGGCGGCTCCAACGCCATGGGCCTGTTCCACCCGTTCCTGGATGACAAGAGCGTTGCGATCGTCGGCGTCGAAGCCGCCGGCCACGGCATCGAGACCGGCAAGCACGCGGCCAGCCTGAACGGCGGCGTGCCGGGCGTGCTGCACGGCAACCGCACCTTCCTGCTGCAGGACGAGGACGGCCAGATCATCGACGCGCACTCCATCTCCGCCGGCCTGGACTACCCCGGCATCGGCCCGGAACACGCATGGCTGCATGACATTGGTCGCGTCGAGTACACCTCGATCACCGACCACGAGGCGCTGGAAGCCTTCCACACCTGCTGCCGCCTGGAAGGCATCATCCCCGCGCTGGAGTCCTCCCACGCGCTGGCCGAAGTCTTCAAGCGCGCGCCGAACCTGCCCAAGGACCACATCATGGTGGTGAACCTGTCCGGTCGCGGCGACAAGGACATGCAGACCGTCATGCACCACATGCAACAGGAGCAGAAAGCATGA
- a CDS encoding DUF1161 domain-containing protein, with product MKKFLLAVGVFALAGNVLAAGKPCEELKSEIDAKLKAKGVASYTLEIADKGAAAGKKVVGTCDAGKKEIVYSK from the coding sequence ATGAAGAAGTTTTTGTTGGCCGTGGGGGTCTTCGCACTGGCGGGCAATGTACTGGCCGCCGGTAAACCGTGCGAAGAGCTGAAATCGGAGATCGATGCGAAGCTGAAAGCCAAGGGCGTCGCGTCTTACACGCTGGAGATCGCCGACAAGGGCGCTGCCGCAGGCAAGAAGGTCGTGGGCACCTGCGACGCCGGCAAGAAGGAAATCGTCTACTCGAAGTAA
- a CDS encoding aminopeptidase produces the protein MPFRLLIPTLDSCLCRWVPCLAIWALSGCSTVSYYGQLADGQLRLLAAREPVSEVVADPTRDPVLRRRLEQSQEARAFASAALGLPDNRSYRRYADIHRPNVVWNVFATPELSLRPVTHCFPIAGCVAYRGYYGEAGAQGEAKRLKDQGMDVYVGGVEAYSTLGWFDDPILSSMLRWGDQRLAETIFHELAHQKFYLPGDTAFNESFATFVETEGGRRWRAARGLAEESPQLEQQRKRFTQLVLDTRKRLQKLYASPRSDAEKRAGKAAEFERLRSEYRELCAHEWGGKAPFDAWINGPLNNAKLLPFGLYDQWVPAFAALFAQVGGNWPAFYARVEKLGALPPAQRTAALEQLMAGQRVVF, from the coding sequence ATGCCCTTCCGCCTTCTTATCCCGACACTCGACAGCTGCCTGTGCCGCTGGGTTCCCTGCCTGGCGATCTGGGCGCTGAGCGGTTGTTCCACGGTGAGTTATTACGGGCAGCTGGCCGACGGTCAGCTGCGTCTTCTGGCCGCCCGCGAACCGGTCTCCGAGGTCGTCGCCGACCCCACCCGTGACCCTGTCCTGCGCCGGCGCCTGGAGCAGTCCCAGGAGGCGCGCGCCTTCGCCAGCGCCGCGCTGGGCTTGCCGGACAACCGCAGCTACCGCCGCTACGCGGATATCCACAGGCCCAATGTGGTGTGGAACGTCTTCGCCACCCCCGAGCTGTCGCTGCGTCCGGTTACCCACTGCTTCCCCATCGCCGGCTGCGTGGCCTATCGCGGCTACTACGGCGAGGCGGGCGCGCAGGGCGAGGCGAAGCGACTGAAGGACCAGGGGATGGATGTGTACGTCGGCGGCGTGGAGGCCTACTCGACCCTCGGCTGGTTCGATGACCCGATCCTCAGCAGCATGCTGCGCTGGGGCGACCAGCGTCTGGCCGAGACCATCTTCCACGAGCTGGCGCACCAGAAGTTCTACCTGCCGGGCGACACCGCCTTCAACGAATCCTTCGCCACCTTCGTCGAGACCGAGGGCGGCCGCCGCTGGCGTGCCGCGCGCGGCCTGGCGGAGGAGTCGCCACAACTGGAGCAGCAGCGCAAGCGCTTCACCCAGCTGGTGCTCGATACCCGCAAGCGCCTGCAAAAGCTGTATGCCAGTCCGCGCAGCGATGCCGAGAAACGCGCCGGCAAGGCGGCGGAATTCGAGCGCCTGCGTAGCGAGTACCGCGAACTGTGCGCCCACGAATGGGGCGGCAAGGCGCCGTTCGACGCCTGGATCAATGGCCCGCTGAACAACGCCAAGTTGCTGCCCTTCGGGCTCTACGACCAGTGGGTGCCCGCCTTTGCCGCACTGTTCGCCCAGGTCGGCGGCAACTGGCCGGCGTTCTATGCGCGGGTGGAGAAGCTCGGGGCGTTGCCCCCGGCGCAACGGACGGCAGCGCTGGAGCAGCTGATGGCGGGGCAGCGCGTGGTGTTCTGA